The proteins below come from a single Athene noctua chromosome 6, bAthNoc1.hap1.1, whole genome shotgun sequence genomic window:
- the PAPLN gene encoding papilin isoform X4 encodes MEMADMKNLFVLLMLAMMPPSTFLGHRMKRQIGVWGSWGEWGKCSRSCGGGVSFRQRRCYSQRTESASSCVGPTRSYRSCNVQSCPEGSRDFRAEQCAEFDGTEFQGKKYKWLPYYGAPNKCELNCIPKGENFYYRHKEAVVDGTTCEPGKRDICVEGVCQAVGCDNMLESAKKEDKCLKCGGDGSTCYGVKGTFDVPSLPKGYNQIFIIPVGATSIQIKEVMPSRNFLAVKNVRGEYYLNGHWTIDFSRALQVASTVMHYDRGSEGDLAPELLHAQGPTTEPLVIELISQEPNPGVQYEYYLPVQGQASGYSWSYGSWSECSSECGGGFQTRLVFCTIDNEIYPDYMCRNKPQPDNNRTCGRQTCPQTKRWKTGEWGSCSATCGGGTQTRSVYCVAFDGQSSQGVVDNAECMAFAQQPRSSQPCNMRQCATWSTGHWSECSASCGEGVQTRTVTCRTQQGSQAQDFACLMEPKPSATQPCLKENCVQEIGWHVGDWGLCSKSCSSGIRTRQVICADGDSKFYSPETCKAIQPQKPATLGSCNMQPCYLPQQVPSMQDTMGYDVTRQSLLTRYNPNSPATDSGDERMLSGSATIRSTSGNHHIPSTKDHGINLLPVRWESRLRSSGSHQLSFSRDPTAGTGSQDCHRSPHGCCPDGHTPASGPLGNGCPFSTCHRNRYGCCPDGVSAAQGPNNMGCPQYYRDVQVSRNQPTAATPTASQALSQQHPSGECRSSVYGCCFDNVASASGPQGEGCLNRPNYPYPVVCLLPSAHGPCTNWTTRWYFVTVVGKCNRFWYGGCHGNKNSFASEEECMRVCRNSVGVSPLEHQPYSSTGALQHQHTGSHSRTGDSRGQQQPPPRESASHSQEGRAYGASHLTQDSHTQDSWRSEALPEALPRTGVLESQRWGTQQSGGHSLSQPHLRDTAAPGPLQRQRGSAQPARPQEGQQWHKASGADVSMTEGFGHQAPADLFPMWALHRAILEEAKPSLVTAAVGQNIQLVCKTGMSPFSRVEWMKDGRPVSSDRHTYQSDSSLVISHVKVEDTGTYTCLISDGRTESRQIQLQIIEYQSAVLAEGERGRVLHKENQQHQELSRGRKVVQAAGSSMHQQFTYRLRMDKSEPSVVEANVGERVRLPCTVEASPALTIEWQKDGQPLSSPRHRQQSDGALVISRVSSEDVGFFTCIASNGRDQDQRQVLFRPLGELRITGLLPSITVPEGGTAQLHCTVTGNNVNIRWSSYCESCCGHEQRVRGPATPRQL; translated from the exons CGCCTAATAAGTGTGAGTTAAACTGTATTCCCAAGGGAGAAAACTTCTACTACAGGCACAAGGAAGCAGTGGTAGATGGGACTACCTGTGAACCTGGCAAGCGGGACATCTGTGTAGAGGGAGTTTGTCAG GCCGTTGGCTGTGATAACATGCTGGAATCTGCCAAGAAGGAGGACAAGTGCCTGAAGTGTGGAGGAGATGGCAGCACCTGCTATGGTGTGAAGGGTACTTTTGATGTGCCCAGCCTCCCCAAAG gttaCAATCAAATCTTCATCATTCCCGTGGGAGCCACAAGCATTCAAATTAAGGAAGTTATGCCCAGCAGGAACTTCCTGG CTGTCAAGAACGTGCGAGGGGAATATTACCTGAATGGGCATTGGACAATCGACTTCAGCCGGGCGCTGCAGGTAGCTAGCACGGTTATGCACTATGACCGTGGCTCGGAGGGTGATCTGGCCCCAGAGCTCCTCCATGCCCAGGGTCCCACCACAGAACCCCTCGTCATTGAG CTTATCAGCCAGGAGCCAAACCCAGGGGTACAGTACGAGTACTACCTGCCCGTGCAGGGACAGGCCTCGGGGTACAGCTGGAGCTATGGTTCCTGGAGCGAGTGCAGCTCCGAGTGCGGAGGAG GTTTCCAAACCCGCTTGGTGTTTTGTACCATAGACAATGAAATTTATCCAGACTATATGTGCAGGAATAAACCACAGCCAGACAATAACCGGACATGCGGCCGTCAAACTTGTCCTCAGACAAAACG GTGGAAAACAGGGGAGTGGGGATCCTGCTCAGCTACCTGTGGTGGGGGCACCCAGACTCGCTCCGTTTACTGCGTGGCATTTGACGGTCAGAGCTCGCAAGGGGTGGTGGATAACGCTGAGTGCATGGCCTTCGCGCAGCAGCCTCGCAGCAGTCAGCCCTGCAACATGAGACAGTGTGCCACCTGGAGCACGGGGCACTGGTCTGAG TGCTCAGccagctgtggggaaggggtccAGACCCGGACTGTCACCTGCAGAACACAGCAGGGCTCTCAGGCTCAGGACTTCGCTTGCCTAATGGAGCCAAAGCCATCGGCCACCCAACCTTGCCTTAAGGAAAACTGCGTCCAGGAAATTGGCTGGCACGTTGGAGACTGGGGCCTG TGTTCGAAGAGCTGCAGTTCGGGCATCCGGACACGCCAGGTCATCTGCGCTGACGGCGACTCCAAATTCTACAGTCCCGAGACGTGCAAAGCCATCCAGCCACAGAAACCAGCCACACTGGGCAGCTGCAACATGCAGCCCTGCTACCTGCCGCAGC AGGTCCCCAGTATGCAGGACACTATGGGATACGATGTCACTCGCCAGTCCTTGCTGACACGTTACAACCCAAACAGCCCTGCCACAG ATTCTGGTGATGAACGGATGCTCTCTGGGAGCGCCACGATCCGTAGTACCTCTGGGAATCACCACATCCCATCCACCAAGGACCATGGCATCAACTTGTTGCCTGTTCGCTGGGAATCTCGGTTGCGCTCATCAGGTTCCCATCAGCTCAGCTTCTCTCGGGACCCCACTGCAGGGACTGGCTCTCAGGACTGTCACCGGAGCCCACACGGCTGCTGTCCAGATGGGCACACTCCGGCTTCAGGCCCTTTGGGGAACGGTTGCCCCTTCAGCACCTGTCACCGAAACAG GTATGGATGCTGTCCTGATGGAGTATCGGCTGCCCAGGGTCCAAACAACATGGGATGCCCACAATATTACCGTGATGTTCAAGTGAGCAGAAATCAACCCACTGCGGCCACTCCAACA GCAAGCCAAGCCTTGTCCCAGCAGCACCCCTCAGGCGAGTGCCGCAGTTCTGTGTACGGCTGCTGTTTTGACAATGTCGCTTCAGCATCAGGCCCTCAAGGGGAAGGATGTCTCAATAGGCCCAACTACC CGTATCCTGTTGTATGCCTGCTGCCCAGTGCCCACGGCCCCTGCACGAACTGGACCACTCGCTGGTACTTTGTGACTGTCGTTGGCAAGTGCAACCGGTTTTGGTACGGTGGCTGTCACGGCAATAAAAACAGCTTTGCCTCAGAGGAGGAGTGCATGAGAGTGTGCCGCAATTCTGTGGGGGTCAGTCCTCTGGAGCACCAGCCCTATTCTAGCACAGGAGCCCTGCAACACCAGCACACTGGCTCCCACTCTCGTACAGGGGATTCTCGGggtcagcagcagccacccccaAGAGAGTCTGCAAGTCACAGCCAAGAAGGAAGAGCCTATGGGGCATCACACCTCACGCAAGACAGCCACACACAGGACAGCTGGAGAAGCGAGGCGCTGCCAGAGGCTTTGCCAAGGACTGGTGTGCTGGAGAGCCAGCGCTGGGGCACCCAGCAAAGTGGAGGGCACAGCCTGAGCCAGCCGCACCTGCGGGACACGGCAGCGCCTGGGCCCCTGCAGCGGCAGCGCGGCAGTGCCCAGCCCGCACGGCCCCAGGAAGGCCAGCAGTGGCACAAGGCTTCTGGAGCAGATGTTTCCATGACAGAGGGATTTGGGCACCAGGCTCCTGCAGACTTGTTCCCAATGTGGGCTCTGCACAg AGCCATCCTGGAGGAAGCCAAGCCTTCTCTTGTGACAGCAGCGGTGGGACAAAACATCCAGCTGGTCTGCAAGACAGGCATGTCCCCCTTCTCCAGAGTGGAGTGGATGAAGGATGGCCGACCAGTCTCCTCTGACAG ACACACCTACCAGTCCGACAGCTCCTTAGTGATCAGCCACGTCAAGGTGGAGGACACCGGGACTTACACATGCCTCATTTCTGATGGGAGGACAGAGAGCCGACAGATTCAATTACAGATCATAG AGTACCAGAGCGCTGTTCTGGCAGAGGGTGAGAGAGGTCGGGTCCTTCACAAGGAAAATCAGCAGCATCAAGAGCTATCCAGAGGCAGGAAGGTTGTACAGGCAGCCGGTTCCTCCATGCATCAGCAATTCACATACAG ATTGAGAATGGATAAGAGTGAGCCCTCAGTGGTAGAGGCCAACGTCGGGGAGAGAGTCAGACTGCCCTGCACAGTGGAAGCATCGCCAGCTCTCACCATCGAGTGGCAGAAAGATGGGCAGCCCCTTTCCTCTCCCAG gcacaGGCAGCAGTCGGATGGGGCCCTGGTGATCAGCCGGGTCAGCTCTGAAGACGTTGGCTTCTTTACCTGCATTGCCTCAAATGGACGTGACCAGGACCAGCGCCAGGTCCTGTTCCGACCTCTGG GAGAGCTGAGGATCACTGGTCTCCTGCCAAGCATCACAGTACCTGAGGGAGGGACTGCTCAGCTTCACTGTACAGTGACTGGCAACAACGTGAATATAAGGTGGTCAAG CTACTGTGAATCATGTTGTGGACATGAGCAGAGAGTGCGTGGACCAGCCACACCTCGCCAACTGTGA
- the PAPLN gene encoding papilin isoform X3, protein MEMADMKNLFVLLMLAMMPPSTFLGHRMKRQIGVWGSWGEWGKCSRSCGGGVSFRQRRCYSQRTESASSCVGPTRSYRSCNVQSCPEGSRDFRAEQCAEFDGTEFQGKKYKWLPYYGAPNKCELNCIPKGENFYYRHKEAVVDGTTCEPGKRDICVEGVCQAVGCDNMLESAKKEDKCLKCGGDGSTCYGVKGTFDVPSLPKGYNQIFIIPVGATSIQIKEVMPSRNFLAVKNVRGEYYLNGHWTIDFSRALQVASTVMHYDRGSEGDLAPELLHAQGPTTEPLVIELISQEPNPGVQYEYYLPVQGQASGYSWSYGSWSECSSECGGGFQTRLVFCTIDNEIYPDYMCRNKPQPDNNRTCGRQTCPQTKRWKTGEWGSCSATCGGGTQTRSVYCVAFDGQSSQGVVDNAECMAFAQQPRSSQPCNMRQCATWSTGHWSECSASCGEGVQTRTVTCRTQQGSQAQDFACLMEPKPSATQPCLKENCVQEIGWHVGDWGLCSKSCSSGIRTRQVICADGDSKFYSPETCKAIQPQKPATLGSCNMQPCYLPQQVPSMQDTMGYDVTRQSLLTRYNPNSPATDSGDERMLSGSATIRSTSGNHHIPSTKDHGINLLPVRWESRLRSSGSHQLSFSRDPTAGTGSQDCHRSPHGCCPDGHTPASGPLGNGCPFSTCHRNRYGCCPDGVSAAQGPNNMGCPQYYRDVQVSRNQPTAATPTASQALSQQHPSGECRSSVYGCCFDNVASASGPQGEGCLNRPNYPYPVVCLLPSAHGPCTNWTTRWYFVTVVGKCNRFWYGGCHGNKNSFASEEECMRVCRNSVGVSPLEHQPYSSTGALQHQHTGSHSRTGDSRGQQQPPPRESASHSQEGRAYGASHLTQDSHTQDSWRSEALPEALPRTGVLESQRWGTQQSGGHSLSQPHLRDTAAPGPLQRQRGSAQPARPQEGQQWHKASGADVSMTEGFGHQAPADLFPMWALHRAILEEAKPSLVTAAVGQNIQLVCKTGMSPFSRVEWMKDGRPVSSDRHTYQSDSSLVISHVKVEDTGTYTCLISDGRTESRQIQLQIIEYQSAVLAEGERGRVLHKENQQHQELSRGRKVVQAAGSSMHQQFTYRLRMDKSEPSVVEANVGERVRLPCTVEASPALTIEWQKDGQPLSSPRHRQQSDGALVISRVSSEDVGFFTCIASNGRDQDQRQVLFRPLGELRITGLLPSITVPEGGTAQLHCTVTGNNVNIRWSRNGVPMRADGHHIHLSQDGSLVISNVQEADEGSYTCSAYSSSNSVSASTEVKVLRSRPSTTVNHVVDMSRECVDQPHLANCDLILQAQLCSNEYYSSFCCASCSRYQPQASPPRHRG, encoded by the exons CGCCTAATAAGTGTGAGTTAAACTGTATTCCCAAGGGAGAAAACTTCTACTACAGGCACAAGGAAGCAGTGGTAGATGGGACTACCTGTGAACCTGGCAAGCGGGACATCTGTGTAGAGGGAGTTTGTCAG GCCGTTGGCTGTGATAACATGCTGGAATCTGCCAAGAAGGAGGACAAGTGCCTGAAGTGTGGAGGAGATGGCAGCACCTGCTATGGTGTGAAGGGTACTTTTGATGTGCCCAGCCTCCCCAAAG gttaCAATCAAATCTTCATCATTCCCGTGGGAGCCACAAGCATTCAAATTAAGGAAGTTATGCCCAGCAGGAACTTCCTGG CTGTCAAGAACGTGCGAGGGGAATATTACCTGAATGGGCATTGGACAATCGACTTCAGCCGGGCGCTGCAGGTAGCTAGCACGGTTATGCACTATGACCGTGGCTCGGAGGGTGATCTGGCCCCAGAGCTCCTCCATGCCCAGGGTCCCACCACAGAACCCCTCGTCATTGAG CTTATCAGCCAGGAGCCAAACCCAGGGGTACAGTACGAGTACTACCTGCCCGTGCAGGGACAGGCCTCGGGGTACAGCTGGAGCTATGGTTCCTGGAGCGAGTGCAGCTCCGAGTGCGGAGGAG GTTTCCAAACCCGCTTGGTGTTTTGTACCATAGACAATGAAATTTATCCAGACTATATGTGCAGGAATAAACCACAGCCAGACAATAACCGGACATGCGGCCGTCAAACTTGTCCTCAGACAAAACG GTGGAAAACAGGGGAGTGGGGATCCTGCTCAGCTACCTGTGGTGGGGGCACCCAGACTCGCTCCGTTTACTGCGTGGCATTTGACGGTCAGAGCTCGCAAGGGGTGGTGGATAACGCTGAGTGCATGGCCTTCGCGCAGCAGCCTCGCAGCAGTCAGCCCTGCAACATGAGACAGTGTGCCACCTGGAGCACGGGGCACTGGTCTGAG TGCTCAGccagctgtggggaaggggtccAGACCCGGACTGTCACCTGCAGAACACAGCAGGGCTCTCAGGCTCAGGACTTCGCTTGCCTAATGGAGCCAAAGCCATCGGCCACCCAACCTTGCCTTAAGGAAAACTGCGTCCAGGAAATTGGCTGGCACGTTGGAGACTGGGGCCTG TGTTCGAAGAGCTGCAGTTCGGGCATCCGGACACGCCAGGTCATCTGCGCTGACGGCGACTCCAAATTCTACAGTCCCGAGACGTGCAAAGCCATCCAGCCACAGAAACCAGCCACACTGGGCAGCTGCAACATGCAGCCCTGCTACCTGCCGCAGC AGGTCCCCAGTATGCAGGACACTATGGGATACGATGTCACTCGCCAGTCCTTGCTGACACGTTACAACCCAAACAGCCCTGCCACAG ATTCTGGTGATGAACGGATGCTCTCTGGGAGCGCCACGATCCGTAGTACCTCTGGGAATCACCACATCCCATCCACCAAGGACCATGGCATCAACTTGTTGCCTGTTCGCTGGGAATCTCGGTTGCGCTCATCAGGTTCCCATCAGCTCAGCTTCTCTCGGGACCCCACTGCAGGGACTGGCTCTCAGGACTGTCACCGGAGCCCACACGGCTGCTGTCCAGATGGGCACACTCCGGCTTCAGGCCCTTTGGGGAACGGTTGCCCCTTCAGCACCTGTCACCGAAACAG GTATGGATGCTGTCCTGATGGAGTATCGGCTGCCCAGGGTCCAAACAACATGGGATGCCCACAATATTACCGTGATGTTCAAGTGAGCAGAAATCAACCCACTGCGGCCACTCCAACA GCAAGCCAAGCCTTGTCCCAGCAGCACCCCTCAGGCGAGTGCCGCAGTTCTGTGTACGGCTGCTGTTTTGACAATGTCGCTTCAGCATCAGGCCCTCAAGGGGAAGGATGTCTCAATAGGCCCAACTACC CGTATCCTGTTGTATGCCTGCTGCCCAGTGCCCACGGCCCCTGCACGAACTGGACCACTCGCTGGTACTTTGTGACTGTCGTTGGCAAGTGCAACCGGTTTTGGTACGGTGGCTGTCACGGCAATAAAAACAGCTTTGCCTCAGAGGAGGAGTGCATGAGAGTGTGCCGCAATTCTGTGGGGGTCAGTCCTCTGGAGCACCAGCCCTATTCTAGCACAGGAGCCCTGCAACACCAGCACACTGGCTCCCACTCTCGTACAGGGGATTCTCGGggtcagcagcagccacccccaAGAGAGTCTGCAAGTCACAGCCAAGAAGGAAGAGCCTATGGGGCATCACACCTCACGCAAGACAGCCACACACAGGACAGCTGGAGAAGCGAGGCGCTGCCAGAGGCTTTGCCAAGGACTGGTGTGCTGGAGAGCCAGCGCTGGGGCACCCAGCAAAGTGGAGGGCACAGCCTGAGCCAGCCGCACCTGCGGGACACGGCAGCGCCTGGGCCCCTGCAGCGGCAGCGCGGCAGTGCCCAGCCCGCACGGCCCCAGGAAGGCCAGCAGTGGCACAAGGCTTCTGGAGCAGATGTTTCCATGACAGAGGGATTTGGGCACCAGGCTCCTGCAGACTTGTTCCCAATGTGGGCTCTGCACAg AGCCATCCTGGAGGAAGCCAAGCCTTCTCTTGTGACAGCAGCGGTGGGACAAAACATCCAGCTGGTCTGCAAGACAGGCATGTCCCCCTTCTCCAGAGTGGAGTGGATGAAGGATGGCCGACCAGTCTCCTCTGACAG ACACACCTACCAGTCCGACAGCTCCTTAGTGATCAGCCACGTCAAGGTGGAGGACACCGGGACTTACACATGCCTCATTTCTGATGGGAGGACAGAGAGCCGACAGATTCAATTACAGATCATAG AGTACCAGAGCGCTGTTCTGGCAGAGGGTGAGAGAGGTCGGGTCCTTCACAAGGAAAATCAGCAGCATCAAGAGCTATCCAGAGGCAGGAAGGTTGTACAGGCAGCCGGTTCCTCCATGCATCAGCAATTCACATACAG ATTGAGAATGGATAAGAGTGAGCCCTCAGTGGTAGAGGCCAACGTCGGGGAGAGAGTCAGACTGCCCTGCACAGTGGAAGCATCGCCAGCTCTCACCATCGAGTGGCAGAAAGATGGGCAGCCCCTTTCCTCTCCCAG gcacaGGCAGCAGTCGGATGGGGCCCTGGTGATCAGCCGGGTCAGCTCTGAAGACGTTGGCTTCTTTACCTGCATTGCCTCAAATGGACGTGACCAGGACCAGCGCCAGGTCCTGTTCCGACCTCTGG GAGAGCTGAGGATCACTGGTCTCCTGCCAAGCATCACAGTACCTGAGGGAGGGACTGCTCAGCTTCACTGTACAGTGACTGGCAACAACGTGAATATAAGGTGGTCAAG GAACGGAGTCCCCATGCGGGCAGATGGCCACCACATCCACCTGTCCCAGGATGGAAGCCTGGTCATAAGCAACGTTCAAGAGGCTGACGAGGGATCCTACACATGCAGTGCCTACAGCAGCAGCAACTCCGTCAGTGCCAGCACGGAGGTGAAAGTGCTGAGGAGCAGGCCTAGCA CTACTGTGAATCATGTTGTGGACATGAGCAGAGAGTGCGTGGACCAGCCACACCTCGCCAACTGTGACCTGATCCTGCAGGCCCAGCTCTGCAGTAACGAATACTACTCCAGCTTCTGCTGCGCCAGCTGCTCTCGCTATCAACCACAGGCCAGCCCTCCCCGGCACCGCGGCTGA